The stretch of DNA gtagtaaaacatgagcccgcggacaaatgggtggaggggaaatcccagtccgcggatgaaatggataagaaaaactaccctctcatggggtccgggcgtagggacgatctgccctgcgtctggcagccggtgcgcgatatccgcggccaggtatccggctgccCGCAACTTtgcgatgttctcctccgtgacggaggagaccatccacttgcctcctgctccggacatgcttggagtggtttgagaagtaggacgtgagcttgggcgctggagctcgagtgcgtgagaatggattAGCGAGGAGGTAGAAGGCGAGGGTAAAAGGGggtaaatccttgtccctttataagggcgaaagaggcgatgcgtctccccacttgcctggtaaaaccgcttattccccaggcgccgtgaatgatggcgcggttgggttacccacgtccgtattgatgagaatcccgtaataaggggtacacgatctctgctttgacaagatgtgtcgagAAAACCGCCCCATGTTATGTGCGGTGCTGGtcgagaaaaacggttcaaataatgaccgagccatgacATGACATCGTGCTATCAGAacgcatcagcagattagatttgtgggaatattattctctctgcggtagtatgtggaactcgttttgcagagccggacactattctagtgttcaaaatcttctatggagtattcggaggaggaacccgccttgcaatgccaaagacaatactgcgcaccggactcatcgtcattgaagcctggttcaggggctactgagggagtcctggattagggggtctccgaacaaccggactatatcctttggacagactgttggactatgaagatacaagattgaagacttcgtcccgtgtccggatgggactctccttgacggggaaggcaagctaggcaatacggatatgtagatctcctcccttgtaaccaactttgtgtaaccctagccccctccggtgtctatataaaccggagggtttagtccgtaggacaacatacaatcatgctataggctagcctctagggtttagcctctatgatcttgtggtagatcaactcttgtaatactcatatcatcaagaacaatcaagcaggatgtagggtattacctccatcaagagggtctgaacctgggtaaacatcgtgtcccctgcctcctgttatcatccgccttagacgcacagttcgggaccccctacctgagatccgccggttttgacaccgacatggggtGTAATAATCCCCTGGCAGCAAGCTAAGATCCAGGCTCTGTGTATCCAAATCAAACCTCAGGATACTTCTTGATCCTGCCACGGTAACAGACCAGTGAAGGCGATCCCCTGCCAGCATAGCGGGCTGGCCCCTGAAAATGAACAAACCCTCGGATGGAATCGGTGCCGAGAGGCAGTCACCCCATATGCCCGTCTCCGACGAGTAAACGTAGGCGAGCGTTGTTCTAGGCTGCTCCCCGTCGCTGCCTACCAGGACCACCCGAAAGTGGTCGACATCTCCGGCGGCGCGAAGCACTGCCCCACTGATATCACCCTCCACCCTGTGGAACTCGAAATCCGGGGGAACGGCCAGGCGGAGCTGGTGGCCGGCGACGGGGTCCCACACAAGCACATGGAGCCGGATCAGGAGGAAGAAGAGCGCGAGGCCGTGGCGCCATCCGAGGGCGATGCAGTGCTCGTTGAGCTTCAGGCGGAATTGCTTGAGGGGGAGGCGGTCGGGGGCGTCGGGAGCTGGCTGGAAGGTGATTCTGCGGTGTTGGATGAAGGAGCCGAGGAGGAGAGCGTTGTGGCGGTGGTggatgcggaagcggcggcggaagGCGGGGTCGGAGAGGAGGCGGCTGCAGACGGCGGAGGCGTGCGGGAGGGAGGAGGGCTGCGGGGGGAGGCAGAGGAGGATCTCGGAGTGCAGGTCGTCGCCTTCCGGCAACGAgcaggggcggcggtggaggcagcCCGCCATCGTGTCGCCCTCCCCACCGTTGTTTGTGCTGATGCGGGTGTGAAGTcgagtgtgttggggaacgtagtaatttcaaaattttcctacgcacacgcaagatcatggtgatgcatagcaactagaggggagagtgtgatctacgtaccctcgtagaccaacagcggaagcattatgacaacgcagttgatgtagtcgtacgtcttcatggcccgaccgatcaagcaccgaaactatggcacctccgagtcttagcacacgttcagctcgatggcgatccccggactccgatccagcaaagtgtcggggaagagctccgtcagcacgacagcgtggtgacgatcttgatgttctaccgttgcagggcttcgcctaagcaccgctacaatattatcgaggagtatggtggaagggggcaccgcacacggctaagaaaacgatcacgtggatcaacttgtgtgtctaggggtgccccctgcccccgtatataaaggagcaaggggaggaggccggccggccctagggtgcgccaaggaggaggagtcctcctcctagtaggagtaggactcccctctttcctactcctactagaagggggaaaggaaggggagagggagaaggaaaggggggcgcccccccctctcctagtccaattcggaccagaggggaagggggcacgcagcccaccctggccgcccctctctctctccactagggcccataaggcccattacttctcccgggggggggggggtccggtaaccctccggcactccggttttctccgaaatcatccggaacacttccgatgtccgaatatagccgtccaatataccaatctttatgtcAATAtagcactaggcccattaaggcccattaggttaccggggggttccggtaacctcccggtactccggtaaaatgccgatttcacccggaacacttccgatgtccaaacataggcttccaatatatcaatctttatgtctcgaccatttcgagactcctcgtcatgtccgtgatcacatccgggactccgaactaacttcggtacatcaaaactcataaactcataatataactgtcatcgaaaccttaagcgtgcggaccctacgggttcgagaacaatgtagacatgaccgagacacgtctccggtcaataaccaatagtggaacctggatgctcatattggctcccacatattctatgaagatctttatcggtcagaccgcataacaacatacgttgttccctttgtcatcgatatgttacttgcccgagattcgatcaccggtatctcaatacctagttcaatctcgttaccggcaagtctctttactcgtttcgtaatacatcatctcgcaactaacttattagttgcaatgcttgcaaggcttatgtgatgtgctttaccgagagg from Triticum dicoccoides isolate Atlit2015 ecotype Zavitan chromosome 6A, WEW_v2.0, whole genome shotgun sequence encodes:
- the LOC119315581 gene encoding uncharacterized protein LOC119315581; this encodes MAGCLHRRPCSLPEGDDLHSEILLCLPPQPSSLPHASAVCSRLLSDPAFRRRFRIHHRHNALLLGSFIQHRRITFQPAPDAPDRLPLKQFRLKLNEHCIALGWRHGLALFFLLIRLHVLVWDPVAGHQLRLAVPPDFEFHRVEGDISGAVLRAAGDVDHFRVVLVGSDGEQPRTTLAYVYSSETGIWGDCLSAPIPSEGLFIFRGQPAMLAGDRLHWSVTVAGSRSILRFDLDTQSLDLSLLPGDYYTPLAPVAFMVVRAEGGGMGFLFLYRFTAELWSTKRNRDGVEIWALGRSIDLDNLLGLNSEKEPPQMIGYAEENNAVLFRTVDAGYMVHLESLQFNKLPKTTVGSYYHPFETVHTPGISGGNKQVEVVRHSWWTRWRKYIRQLLS